In a single window of the Thermus amyloliquefaciens genome:
- a CDS encoding DUF4388 domain-containing protein: MEGNLNAIPLVELLELIHGHRRSGVLELSVGYLPLSLRFSGGEVVGAAILDWEGLEALFSFPLHPQEGVFRFGVTPPTAEPPLMPFSALLGEWARVNDEWDRFRTLVDSPSRVLEAIRPKPPYEVFQGGKSVRAAAKAWGVPLLIAMERAYMGVREGDLYPLRRYAWYALRIKYQGKRSKTLEEFGQLQALLDGTRNLGEVIASGVPLGLVRRYLVQALASGELAPPGRGWLLRDLTWEMEKEKA, encoded by the coding sequence CTGGAAGGAAACCTGAACGCCATCCCCCTGGTGGAGCTTCTGGAACTGATCCACGGCCACCGGCGTTCCGGGGTCTTGGAACTCTCCGTGGGTTACCTGCCCCTCTCCTTGCGCTTCAGCGGGGGGGAGGTGGTGGGGGCGGCCATTCTGGACTGGGAGGGCCTCGAGGCCCTCTTCAGCTTCCCCCTGCACCCCCAGGAAGGGGTTTTCCGCTTCGGCGTAACCCCGCCCACCGCAGAGCCACCCCTGATGCCCTTCTCCGCCCTTTTGGGGGAGTGGGCCCGGGTCAACGACGAGTGGGACCGGTTCCGCACCCTGGTGGACTCCCCAAGCCGGGTCCTGGAGGCCATCCGCCCCAAACCCCCCTACGAGGTCTTCCAAGGGGGCAAGAGCGTACGGGCCGCCGCCAAGGCCTGGGGCGTGCCCCTCCTCATCGCCATGGAAAGGGCCTACATGGGGGTGAGGGAGGGGGACCTCTACCCCTTGCGCCGCTACGCCTGGTACGCCCTGCGGATCAAGTACCAAGGGAAAAGAAGCAAGACCCTGGAGGAGTTCGGTCAGCTCCAGGCCCTCCTAGACGGCACCCGCAACCTGGGGGAGGTGATCGCCTCAGGGGTCCCCCTCGGCCTGGTGCGCCGCTACCTGGTGCAGGCCCTGGCCTCGGGGGAACTTGCCCCCCCGGGCCGGGGCTGGCTCCTGAGGGACCTCACCTGGGAGATGGAAAAAGAAAAGGCCTAG
- the thrB gene encoding homoserine kinase, whose translation MDHPTRLYVPATLANLGSGFDALGVALDLYLEVEAEPAREDAFFYEGEDHVEGTDNLIHQGYRAGMEALGLRPEPLLIRAFNPIPLARGMGSSSAALVAGVALADRYSGGRLGREGVFQVAASLEGHPDNVAPAVYGGFVAALADPPLAIPLPRPQGVYFVLAIPPYEVPTPSARAALPEQVPLRDAVFNLARSALWPAALYSGRLEALREACRDRLHQPYRAHLMPGALEALEAALEAGALAAFVGGAGPTVAALAWEDSLEKVAKALEGYRGEGRTLILGIGEGYFWKET comes from the coding sequence ATGGATCACCCAACCCGCCTCTATGTCCCCGCCACCCTGGCCAACCTGGGCTCGGGGTTTGACGCCTTAGGGGTGGCCCTGGACCTCTACCTGGAGGTGGAGGCCGAGCCCGCAAGGGAGGACGCTTTTTTCTACGAGGGCGAGGACCACGTGGAGGGGACGGACAACCTCATCCACCAGGGCTACCGGGCGGGAATGGAGGCCTTGGGCCTCCGCCCTGAACCCCTCCTCATCCGCGCCTTCAACCCCATCCCCCTGGCCAGGGGGATGGGAAGCTCTTCCGCCGCGCTGGTGGCCGGGGTGGCTTTGGCGGACCGGTACTCGGGGGGAAGGCTGGGACGGGAAGGGGTTTTCCAGGTAGCCGCCAGCCTGGAGGGCCACCCCGACAACGTGGCCCCGGCGGTCTATGGGGGGTTTGTGGCCGCCCTGGCCGACCCCCCCCTGGCCATCCCCCTTCCCAGGCCCCAAGGGGTCTACTTTGTCCTGGCCATACCCCCCTATGAGGTGCCCACCCCTTCGGCCCGGGCGGCCCTGCCGGAACAGGTCCCCTTACGGGATGCCGTCTTCAACCTGGCCCGCAGTGCCCTTTGGCCTGCCGCCCTCTACTCGGGTAGGCTCGAGGCCCTCCGGGAGGCCTGCCGCGACCGCCTGCACCAGCCCTACCGCGCCCACTTGATGCCGGGGGCGCTGGAGGCCCTCGAGGCCGCCCTGGAGGCGGGGGCCCTGGCTGCCTTCGTGGGGGGAGCGGGTCCCACCGTGGCCGCCCTGGCCTGGGAGGATAGCCTGGAAAAGGTGGCCAAGGCCTTAGAGGGCTACCGGGGGGAGGGGCGTACCTTAATCTTGGGTATAGGGGAGGGATACTTCTGGAAGGAAACCTGA
- the der gene encoding ribosome biogenesis GTPase Der, whose amino-acid sequence MHKVVIVGRPNVGKSSLFNRLLGKRSAVVADVPGVTRDLKEGVVESEKGRFLLVDTGGLWSGDRWEKKIQEKVDQALEDAEVVLFAVDGRAELTQADYEVAEYLRKKGKPVILVATKVDDPKHEHYLGPLYALGFGEPIPTSSEHARGLEELLEAIWAKLPVRHIESEPEVAGIRLAIVGRPNAGKSSLLNAILGEERVIVSEEPGTTRDAIDVHFTFRGQPFILVDTAGIRKRPETLVEELAIRRSLKAIEEADVVLLVIDPFQVGDRELKLANHALEKGKPVLLVISKWDLVRKEEAPKVRRELKEKLAHLEHLPRVYTSAFTRQNLDRIFSEAVRLHELNHTRIPTAELNRWLSVWTAKVQLPNFKGKPLKILYATQPEVAPPTFVFFVNHPEFVTRAFENYLRNRIGEDLDLKEIPFRLVFRGRREEG is encoded by the coding sequence ATGCATAAGGTGGTCATCGTAGGCCGGCCCAACGTGGGCAAATCCAGCCTCTTCAACCGCCTCCTGGGCAAAAGGAGCGCGGTGGTGGCCGATGTTCCCGGGGTTACCCGCGACCTCAAGGAAGGTGTGGTGGAAAGCGAGAAGGGACGCTTCCTCCTGGTGGACACCGGGGGGCTTTGGTCGGGGGACCGCTGGGAAAAGAAGATCCAGGAAAAGGTGGACCAGGCCTTAGAGGACGCCGAGGTGGTCCTCTTCGCCGTGGACGGCCGCGCCGAGCTCACCCAGGCGGACTACGAGGTGGCGGAGTACCTGCGCAAAAAGGGCAAGCCCGTGATCCTGGTGGCCACCAAGGTGGACGACCCCAAGCACGAGCACTACCTGGGCCCCCTCTACGCCCTGGGCTTCGGCGAGCCCATCCCCACCTCCAGCGAGCACGCCAGGGGTTTGGAGGAGCTCCTCGAGGCCATCTGGGCCAAACTTCCCGTCAGGCACATTGAGTCGGAACCGGAGGTGGCGGGCATCAGGCTCGCCATCGTGGGCCGGCCCAATGCCGGGAAAAGTAGCCTCCTCAACGCCATTTTGGGGGAGGAACGGGTCATCGTTTCCGAGGAACCCGGCACCACCCGGGACGCCATTGACGTCCACTTCACCTTCCGCGGCCAGCCCTTCATCCTGGTGGACACCGCCGGCATCCGCAAGCGCCCGGAAACCTTGGTGGAGGAGCTGGCCATCCGGCGAAGCCTCAAGGCCATTGAGGAAGCGGACGTGGTCCTTCTGGTCATAGACCCCTTCCAGGTGGGAGACCGGGAACTCAAGCTGGCCAACCACGCCCTGGAAAAGGGAAAGCCCGTGCTCCTGGTCATCAGCAAGTGGGACCTGGTGCGGAAGGAGGAGGCCCCCAAGGTGCGGCGGGAACTGAAGGAAAAGCTCGCCCACCTGGAGCACCTGCCCCGCGTCTACACCTCCGCCTTTACCCGGCAGAACCTGGACAGGATCTTCAGTGAGGCGGTGCGCCTCCACGAGCTCAACCACACCCGCATCCCCACCGCCGAGCTCAACCGCTGGCTTTCCGTGTGGACCGCCAAGGTCCAGCTTCCCAACTTCAAGGGCAAGCCCCTCAAGATCCTCTACGCCACCCAGCCCGAGGTGGCCCCACCCACCTTCGTTTTCTTTGTGAACCACCCCGAGTTCGTGACCCGGGCCTTTGAGAACTACCTGAGAAACCGCATCGGTGAGGACCTGGACCTTAAGGAAATCCCCTTCCGCCTGGTCTTCCGCGGGCGCCGGGAGGAAGGCTAG
- a CDS encoding SIR2 family NAD-dependent protein deacylase: protein MGLGKARSRLKEARRVAVLTGAGISKPSGIPTFRDAEGLWKEFNPLDYATPEAYARDPEKVWGWYAWRIAKVREALPNPAHLALVRLEEEVLARGGEFLLVTQNVDGLHARAGSRNLVELHGNLLRARCEACGHRFPLPEPFIPPPHCPRCGHRARPDVVWFGEFLPEGAWERAEAAFAQAEVALVVGTSAEVEPAASLGRIAYASGAYLIEVNPEPTPLTPLAHLSLRMGAVEGLGALLDEDGLDPASC from the coding sequence ATGGGGTTGGGGAAAGCTCGTTCGCGGCTTAAGGAGGCCCGGAGGGTGGCGGTCCTAACGGGGGCGGGCATCTCCAAGCCCTCGGGCATCCCCACCTTCCGCGATGCCGAAGGGCTTTGGAAGGAGTTCAATCCCTTGGACTACGCCACCCCGGAGGCCTACGCCAGGGATCCGGAGAAGGTCTGGGGGTGGTACGCTTGGCGCATCGCCAAGGTGCGGGAGGCCCTTCCCAACCCCGCCCACCTGGCCCTGGTGCGCCTGGAAGAGGAGGTTTTGGCGCGAGGGGGGGAGTTTCTCCTGGTCACCCAGAACGTGGACGGCCTCCACGCCCGCGCCGGCAGCCGGAACCTGGTGGAGCTCCACGGCAACCTTCTTCGCGCCCGGTGCGAGGCCTGCGGGCACCGTTTCCCCCTCCCGGAGCCCTTCATCCCGCCCCCGCACTGCCCCCGCTGTGGGCATAGGGCCCGGCCCGACGTGGTCTGGTTCGGGGAGTTCCTGCCGGAAGGGGCTTGGGAGCGGGCGGAGGCCGCCTTTGCCCAGGCGGAGGTGGCCCTGGTGGTGGGCACCAGCGCCGAGGTGGAGCCCGCCGCCTCCCTGGGGCGCATTGCCTACGCTTCCGGGGCTTACCTCATTGAGGTGAACCCCGAGCCCACCCCCCTTACCCCCTTGGCCCACCTCTCCCTAAGGATGGGGGCGGTGGAGGGGTTGGGGGCCCTTTTGGATGAGGATGGCCTGGACCCGGCTTCTTGCTGA
- a CDS encoding 4'-phosphopantetheinyl transferase superfamily protein, with protein MIRALGADLVEIARVRRLLAQHGERALRRLFAEEELAYALRHQDPVPSLAARIAAKEAFQKCWPENLSWKEVWVGMEGRRPVLRFAPRVRARLEAEGLFAHLSLSHEKGHALAVVVLEARAPGAG; from the coding sequence ATGATCCGGGCCCTGGGCGCCGACCTGGTGGAGATCGCCCGGGTGCGGAGGCTCCTCGCCCAGCACGGGGAGAGGGCCTTGAGGCGGCTCTTTGCCGAGGAGGAGCTGGCCTACGCCCTCCGCCATCAGGACCCCGTCCCCAGCCTGGCCGCCCGGATCGCCGCCAAGGAGGCCTTTCAGAAGTGCTGGCCTGAAAACCTCTCCTGGAAGGAGGTCTGGGTGGGGATGGAGGGGAGAAGACCGGTTTTGCGCTTTGCTCCGCGGGTAAGGGCCCGCCTCGAGGCGGAAGGCCTTTTCGCCCACCTCTCCCTAAGCCACGAGAAGGGCCACGCCCTGGCGGTGGTGGTCCTGGAGGCTAGGGCACCAGGCGCAGGATAA
- a CDS encoding lysophospholipid acyltransferase family protein: MRKLAGLVLRSLGWRYHMPPPPSRKYVLIGAPHTSNWDFPIGLLALWALGIRARWLGKKELFRPPLGWLLRLLGGIPVDRSRRNNLVDSVAEVFRREEEMAILITPEGTRGKAPYWRTGFYHMALKAQVPIALGYVDFRRKEVGIGGYLWPSGDIKRDFESIRAFYQDKVGLRPEKQGPIRIRDEEEVVA, from the coding sequence ATGCGGAAGCTGGCAGGTCTGGTGTTGCGGAGCCTGGGGTGGCGGTACCACATGCCGCCCCCTCCCAGCAGGAAGTACGTCCTCATCGGTGCCCCCCACACCTCCAACTGGGATTTCCCGATTGGCCTTTTGGCCCTATGGGCCTTGGGGATTCGCGCCCGCTGGTTGGGGAAGAAGGAGCTTTTCCGACCCCCCTTGGGCTGGCTCTTGAGGCTTCTCGGCGGCATCCCCGTGGACCGCTCCCGCCGGAACAACCTGGTGGACAGCGTGGCGGAGGTTTTTCGCCGGGAAGAGGAGATGGCCATCCTCATTACCCCAGAGGGTACCCGGGGGAAGGCCCCTTACTGGCGGACGGGTTTTTACCACATGGCCCTCAAGGCCCAGGTTCCCATTGCGCTGGGCTATGTGGATTTCCGGAGGAAGGAGGTGGGGATTGGGGGCTACCTTTGGCCCAGTGGGGACATAAAGCGGGATTTTGAATCCATCCGGGCCTTTTACCAGGACAAGGTGGGCCTTAGGCCGGAAAAGCAAGGGCCCATCCGCATCCGGGATGAGGAGGAGGTGGTGGCCTAA
- the rpsT gene encoding 30S ribosomal protein S20 produces the protein MAQKKPKKNLSALKRHRQSLKRRLRNKAKKSAIKTLSKKAVQLAQEGKAEEALKIMRMAQSLIDKAAKGSTLHKNAAARRKSRLMRKVQKYLSAVSA, from the coding sequence ATGGCGCAGAAGAAGCCCAAGAAGAACCTTTCCGCTCTCAAGCGGCACCGGCAGTCTTTGAAGCGCCGGCTTCGCAACAAGGCCAAGAAGTCGGCCATCAAGACCCTGAGCAAGAAGGCGGTCCAGTTGGCCCAGGAGGGCAAGGCCGAGGAGGCCTTGAAGATCATGCGCATGGCGCAAAGCCTCATCGATAAGGCGGCCAAGGGGTCCACCCTGCACAAGAACGCCGCCGCCCGCAGGAAGTCGCGCCTGATGCGCAAGGTGCAGAAGTACCTTTCCGCGGTGAGCGCCTAG
- a CDS encoding 30S ribosomal protein THX, whose product MGKGDRRTRRGKIWRGTYGKYRPRKKK is encoded by the coding sequence ATGGGCAAGGGCGACCGTCGCACCCGTAGGGGCAAGATCTGGCGGGGCACCTACGGCAAATACCGTCCGCGCAAAAAGAAGTAA